A region of the Oscillatoria sp. FACHB-1407 genome:
GGAGTTCATCGCCTTGTTCACGAGTGAACACCCGCACGTCAACGACCCGCCCTTTTTCACCATTGGGTACACGCAACGAGTTGTCTCGTACGTCTCTTGCCTTTTCACCAAAGATGGCACGCAGCAGCTTTTCTTCAGGGGGCTGATCAGATTCCCCTTTAGGCGTTACCTTACCGACTAGAATGTCGCCTGACTCGACCCAGGCACCAATGCGGATAATGCCAGTTTCATCGAGTTGTCGTAGTGCGTCTTCCCCAACGTTAGGAATTTCACGGGTGATTTCTTCAGGACCCAGTTTGGTTTGGCGTGCCTCAATCTCGTATTTTTCGACGTGAATCGAAGTGTAAACGTCGTCGTAGACCAGACGTTCGCTGATGAGAATAGCGTCTTCGTAGTTGTAGCCTTCCCAAGGCATGTAAACAACGGTGACGTTTTGTCCCAGCGCGATTTCGCCCCCTTCTGTGGCGGAACCGTCTGCCATGATTTGACCTGCAACAACGCGATCGCCCACAAACACAATTGGACGTTGGTTCAAGCAAGTATCCTGGTTGGAACGTTGATACTTCTGAAGGAAGTATTCGTGTTCCTTACCACCATCATCTCGAACGCGAATGCGATCGGCATCAACATAGGTCACTTCACCATTAGTGCGGGTAACGATGACCATTCCGGAGTCGCGAGCAGCCTGTGCCTCCAGACCCGTACCTACTAATGGACGCTCTGGACGCAATAGAGGAACTGCCTGACGTTGCATGTTGGAACCCATCAGCGCACGGTTTGCGTCGTCATGTTCCAGGAAAGGAATGAGTGAAGTTGCAACCGAAATAATCTGAACTGGGGAAACCAATACATAGTCCACCTCGTCAGGTGTGGTGTTGGTAAATTCCTGGCGATAACGCACGGGCACCTGTTCACCCAAGATATAGCCATTTTCATCGGTGGGAATATCACCTGGAGCAACTCGGAAATCATCTTCCTCATCTGCGGTCATGTAGGTGGGAGGACGATCCTTAATGACTCGTCCGTTCTCAACTGGGTAGAACGGCGTTTCAATAAAGCCATAGGTGTTGACCCGGGCATGAGTTGCTAACGAACCAATCAGTCCTGCGTTTGGACCTTCGGGAGTTTCAATCGGGCAAATGCGTCCGTAGTGAGAAGGGTGAATGTCACGAACCGCGAAACCTGCCCGCTCTCTAGTCAAACCACCAGGACCCAAAGCACTGAGACGACGCTTGTGAGTTAACTCAGCGAGAGGATTAGTTTGATCCATGAACTGAGACAACTGGGATGAGCCAAAGAATTCTTTGATAGCGGCTACCAGAGGTTTGGGGTTAACTAACGAAGCCGGAGTTAAAGAATCTGCATCCGAAACCGTCATCCGTTCCCGAATGATTCTTTCTAAGCGGTTCAAACCAACCCGCACCTGGTTTTGCAACAACTCCCCCACTGAACGAACTCGACGGTTGCCCAAATGGTCGATGTCATCGACGATACCGATATCAAACTCTAGATTAATCAGGTAATCGATCGCGGCCAAAATGTCCTGTGGCGTCAACACCCGAGTCGCCTCTGGAACTGTCAAACGCAATTTTTTATTGAGTTTGTAGCGTCCAACTCGACCCAAATCATATCGCTTGGGATCAAAGAAACGAGAGTCTAGTAACTGTTGTCCTCCAGAAACGGTTGGTGGTTCACCGGGACGCAGCTTGCGATACAACTCCATCAGAGCTTCTTCTTCGCTGAACTGCCCTTCCTTCTCAATGGTCTTCTGGAAGTACTCAGGGTGACGTAGGGCATCGAAGATTTCCCCATCGCTCAGACCGAGTGCCTTCAGCAGAACCTGGGCAGACAGCTTCCGGGTTTTGTCGATCCGCACCCAAACTAAATCGTTTTTGTCTGTCTCAAACTTCAACCAGGCACCCCGGTTGGGGATCAAGCTAGCGTTGTAGGTGCGCCGACCGTTTTTGTCAGTTTCAGCTTTGTAGTAAACTCCAGGGCTCCGAACAATTTGGTTAACGATAACCCGTTCTGCCCCGTTGATGATGAAGGTTCCGCGATCCGTCATGAGGGGAAGATCGCCGATAAAGACCTCTTGTTCTTTAATTTCACCCGTTTCTTTATTGATTAAACGGGTTGGCACGTACATCTGAACGGCATAGGTACTATCCCGTCGCTTGGCTTCATCTACATCATACTTTGGACGTTTCAGCTTGTAATCTTTACCGAGGAAATGGAGTTCCAGCTTCCCGGTATAGTCAGTAATAGGGGAAAAGCTATCTAATTCTTCGATCAACCCCTCTTCGAGGAACCAACGGAAGCTAGAGCGTTGAATTTCGACCAGGTCTGGTAGGGTAAAGTTAATTGAGGCTTGGGTTAGATTAGTCATGCGTCTCCTCGAACGACTCAAGCTCAGGGAAGTCCCCGACGCTACAGCATCTTGATAGAAGTACCAACGAAAAAAGTCAGACCTCACATTGAGGACTGAAAATCACCAAACTATGTCTGGCAAGGATATAGAAATAAAGTGATGGGAGGGCTGCAATGGAGCAAATTAACGGATGTGCGTATAATCAATCGAACGGGCTGATGGGCTTTGGGAGCGAATGCACCTATTCTTAGCTGGAAAGTTGGAGCATTAAGGGCAATCGGGACGAATTAACCAAGGACTAGCAACATTAACACAGATTTTTACTACTAAGTTCAGATAGTCTACATTTTCTAACATTATGGCGCAAGAGCACCCTACTGTGTTATTCTCACCTCGCCAGAAAGCGAATTAATTTAGGTGAAGTTCAATTTTCAGGAACGAATGAAGGCGAGAGATTGAGGCGAGCTGGTTTGAGGAAGGGATAGGCGGAATAAATCGCAGGCATTGGCAGTTGTTTGAGTGGCGATCGCCTCAAGGGAGGTGCTTCTCAATCGAGCGACCTGTTCTGCTACGTAGCGAACATAGGCGGGTTGATTGCGTCGTTCGCCTCGTTTAGGAACGGGAGCTAAAAATGGGCAATCTGTTTCAATGAGCAGGCGATCGCCAGGAACTATCCGGGCAGACTCTTGAACCTGGACAGCATTTTTAAATGTGACGATGCCACTAAAGCTGATATAGAAACCTAACTCTAGAAACCATTGGGTTTCTTCCGGAGTTCCACTCCAGCAATGCATCACTCCCCGGACTGCTCCCTGCTCCTTCCAAAAAGATCGGAGCAACTCAGCCATCTCCGCAGCAGCATCGCGACAGTGAATAATCACAGGCAAATCTAGCTGTTGTGCGATTGCCAATTGTGTGACAAACGCCGCTCGCTGCTGCTCCTGATTGTCGGCTTTGTAGAAATCTAGCCCTGTTTCCCCAATAGCAACGACCTGGGGGTCAGATTGAGCCAAAGCTAGAATCTCATCAGCCATCATCTCAGTCCACTGGTCTGCATCTAGCGGGTGCAGACCAACGGCGAAGGAGATTTCTGGGAATTGCTGGGCGATCGCTTGAATCGCTTGAAACTCCCTGGGTTCGACGCAGGAGTGAACGAGTCTCACAACCCCGGCTTCACGCCACCGTTGAGCTACCTCTGCCAGATCAGGCTGAAAGCTCTCAAAATTGAGATGAACGTGAGTGTCAATGAGTTGCATGACGACCAGATGGCAGGAGTATCCTTGAGAATTCGCTTGAAGGACTTGAATGGCAGCCTGGAATCCCAATCAGTACGAGAATCCTAGGATTCTGCTGAAGCAGATGCAGTTTGCCGTTTCAAAGCTTTCATCAGACGTGATTTTTTACGGGCTCCGTTGTTACGATGTAGCACCCCGCGCTTAACAGCTTTGTCAATCTTGCTGTAAGCCGCTGACAATCGTTGCTGAACCTCTACCAGAGATTCAGGGGTGGGATTTGCCGCATGATCAGCAATAGCAGTCAAATATCGCTTAGTTAAGGTCTTAACAGCTGACTTGTAGGACTTATTGCGAAGACGGTTGCGCTCTGTAATCTGGACGCGTTTGATCGCCGACTTAATATTTGCCACGGTTAATCTCTAGGGTATCTCTGCAAAAAATGCGAATAGCGACCTACTATTCTAGCGAATGATTTGACAGAAAGACTAGTGAAATTTAAGGAACTATCTGTTGTCATAATACTAAATCCTCTAAAAATCCAGGTTAAGCTAGATAGATACAGGTTAATTTGGCGATCCCAATCGCTGGATGTGACAAACCTGGTTTCTCAACAGCTACTCTTCAATTAGCATTTCTTAACTTAATGTGGCGATGCTGCGAATCATTAATCAGCGATCTGAGGCACTAACTGAACTGCGGCGGATCTGCGATCGCACCCACGATGAGCAGGTCGTTCACAAAGAGGCGACCGTTCAGCAAGTGCTCCAGGATGTCAGACGCAAAGGGGATCGTGCAGTTTTGCACTATACCGAAGAATTTGACCAACAGATTCTCAAGCCAGAGGATTTGAGGGTTAGCGGGTCAGAGTTAGACGCGGCATATCAGCAGGTTTCTAAAGAACTGCTAGATGCTATTCGGCTAGCCTGCCAAAAAATTGAGGATTTCCATCGGCAACGGGTGCCCAAAAGCTGGGTGCAATTTGGGGATCATGAGGTGGTATTGGGCAAGCGATACACTCCAGTGGATCGAGCAGGGCTTTACATCCCGGGTGGAAAAGCGGCGTATCCCAGTACGGTATTGATGAATGCGATTCCAGCGAAGGTGGCAAAAGTGCCCCGGATCATCATTACTACACCTCCTGGAGCCGACAAGACGGTGAACCCAGCTGTTTTAGTAGCCGCTCAAGAGGCTGGAGTGCATGAGATTTACCGAGTTGGAGGTGCGCAGGCGATCGCGGCTCTAGCCTATGGCACCGAAACTATTCCCAAAGTGGATGTGATTACGGGACCAGGCAACATTTATGTCACCTTAGCCAAAAAGCTTGTCTATGGAACGGTGGGCATTGATTCTTTGGCAGGTCCGTCAGAAGTTCTGATTATTGCTGATGCGACGGCTAACCCTGTTCATGTTGCCGCTGATCTACTGGCTCAAGCAGAACATGACCCGATGGCAGCAGCCATCTTGCTGACCACGGATGCTGGATTGGCTCAACAGGTGGTGTCAGAGGTAGAACGTCAACTGGTTAACCATCCGCGTAACTTATTGACGGAAAAGGCGATCGCCCACTACGGCTTAATCGTTGTTGTCGAGTCTCTAGAGGCGGCCGCTGAGCTGTCTAATGAATTTGCCCCAGAGCACTTGGAGCTTGAAGTCGAAGATCCTTGGGCACTGTTAGAACATATCCGTCATGCAGGGGCAATCTTCCTGGGCTCATCTACTCCTGAAGCGGTAGGAGATTATTTGGCTGGTCCCAATCA
Encoded here:
- the rpoB gene encoding DNA-directed RNA polymerase subunit beta, producing the protein MTNLTQASINFTLPDLVEIQRSSFRWFLEEGLIEELDSFSPITDYTGKLELHFLGKDYKLKRPKYDVDEAKRRDSTYAVQMYVPTRLINKETGEIKEQEVFIGDLPLMTDRGTFIINGAERVIVNQIVRSPGVYYKAETDKNGRRTYNASLIPNRGAWLKFETDKNDLVWVRIDKTRKLSAQVLLKALGLSDGEIFDALRHPEYFQKTIEKEGQFSEEEALMELYRKLRPGEPPTVSGGQQLLDSRFFDPKRYDLGRVGRYKLNKKLRLTVPEATRVLTPQDILAAIDYLINLEFDIGIVDDIDHLGNRRVRSVGELLQNQVRVGLNRLERIIRERMTVSDADSLTPASLVNPKPLVAAIKEFFGSSQLSQFMDQTNPLAELTHKRRLSALGPGGLTRERAGFAVRDIHPSHYGRICPIETPEGPNAGLIGSLATHARVNTYGFIETPFYPVENGRVIKDRPPTYMTADEEDDFRVAPGDIPTDENGYILGEQVPVRYRQEFTNTTPDEVDYVLVSPVQIISVATSLIPFLEHDDANRALMGSNMQRQAVPLLRPERPLVGTGLEAQAARDSGMVIVTRTNGEVTYVDADRIRVRDDGGKEHEYFLQKYQRSNQDTCLNQRPIVFVGDRVVAGQIMADGSATEGGEIALGQNVTVVYMPWEGYNYEDAILISERLVYDDVYTSIHVEKYEIEARQTKLGPEEITREIPNVGEDALRQLDETGIIRIGAWVESGDILVGKVTPKGESDQPPEEKLLRAIFGEKARDVRDNSLRVPNGEKGRVVDVRVFTREQGDELPPGANMVVRVYVAQKRKIQVGDKMAGRHGNKGIISRILPIEDMPYLPDGSPVDIVLNPLGVPSRMNVGQVFECLLGWAGENLGVRFKMTPFDEMYGEESSRITTHGKLMQASEIDGKEWVFNPDHPGKIQVFDGRTGEPFDRPITVGKAYMLKLVHLVDDKIHARSTGPYSLVTQQPLGGKAQQGGQRFGEMEVWALEAFGAAYILQELLTVKSDDMQGRNEALNAIVKGKAIPRPGTPESFKVLMRELQSLCLDIAAHKLETKDDGTSRDVEVDLMADVSARRTPSRPTYESISREEMEEVEE
- a CDS encoding TatD family hydrolase, with product MQLIDTHVHLNFESFQPDLAEVAQRWREAGVVRLVHSCVEPREFQAIQAIAQQFPEISFAVGLHPLDADQWTEMMADEILALAQSDPQVVAIGETGLDFYKADNQEQQRAAFVTQLAIAQQLDLPVIIHCRDAAAEMAELLRSFWKEQGAVRGVMHCWSGTPEETQWFLELGFYISFSGIVTFKNAVQVQESARIVPGDRLLIETDCPFLAPVPKRGERRNQPAYVRYVAEQVARLRSTSLEAIATQTTANACDLFRLSLPQTSSPQSLAFIRS
- the hisD gene encoding histidinol dehydrogenase translates to MLRIINQRSEALTELRRICDRTHDEQVVHKEATVQQVLQDVRRKGDRAVLHYTEEFDQQILKPEDLRVSGSELDAAYQQVSKELLDAIRLACQKIEDFHRQRVPKSWVQFGDHEVVLGKRYTPVDRAGLYIPGGKAAYPSTVLMNAIPAKVAKVPRIIITTPPGADKTVNPAVLVAAQEAGVHEIYRVGGAQAIAALAYGTETIPKVDVITGPGNIYVTLAKKLVYGTVGIDSLAGPSEVLIIADATANPVHVAADLLAQAEHDPMAAAILLTTDAGLAQQVVSEVERQLVNHPRNLLTEKAIAHYGLIVVVESLEAAAELSNEFAPEHLELEVEDPWALLEHIRHAGAIFLGSSTPEAVGDYLAGPNHTLPTSGSARYASALGVETFMKYSSLIQYSPNALQQVASAIETLTKAEGLPSHGDSVRFRVRGNSEQET
- the rpsT gene encoding 30S ribosomal protein S20; its protein translation is MANIKSAIKRVQITERNRLRNKSYKSAVKTLTKRYLTAIADHAANPTPESLVEVQQRLSAAYSKIDKAVKRGVLHRNNGARKKSRLMKALKRQTASASAES